A window of the Bdellovibrio sp. ZAP7 genome harbors these coding sequences:
- the rpoB gene encoding DNA-directed RNA polymerase subunit beta: protein MEKTPVTASNIRVRKSFAKNKQVIDIPNLIELQKSSYEAFIQKDMDPDRRGEAGLNGVFKSVFPITDFNNTASLEFVSYTLEPAKYDVDECRQRGMTFAAPIKVTLRLIVFDVDEETEARSIRDVKEQEVYLGEIPLMTANGSFIINGTERVVVSQLHRSPGVFFDHDGGKNNASGKLIYSARVIPYRGSWLDAEFDQKDLIHVRIDRRRKFPVTILLKALGYNAEQLLEYFYDLDEVYVKGGKLFRKLDIERMSGQRALTDILDPKGGEALVKAGRRITRAIVKKIKDLNITELEVEPKDLDGKVLAKPLIDESTGEIIADANAELNAAIIKRAIESGIESFYMIFFDGLTVGPYLRNTLLVDKVSNKDESLVEIYKRLRPGEPPTLEAATTFFGRLFFDPETYDLSEVGRIKINHRFGISMEECPPSHRTLTHKDILSTIKTLIDLKNGRGVIDDIDHLGNRRVRSVGELLENQYRIGLVRMERAIRERMSLQDVETMMPHDLVNAKPVNAVVKEFFGSSQLSQFMDQTNPLSEITHKRRLSALGPGGLTRDRAGFEVRDVHPTHYGRICPIETPEGPNIGLIASLATYARINNYGFIETPYRKVEQGAVSKDINYLSALEEAGHYIAPAARDEAGNKAIQTATTITRRDGEYEIVDKDKVALMDVSPSQLVSIAASLIPFLEHDDANRALMGSNMQRQAVPLLRSRAPLVGTGVERLVARDSGTSVVVQNDGIVEEVDASRIVIRRFAKGGELGANVDIYNLTKYQRTNQNTCFNQKPIVTVGDKVSKGDIVADGPSTELGELALGQNILVAFTPWQGYNFEDSILISERLLKDDVYTSIHIEEFECVARDTKLGKEEITRDIANVGEEALKDLDSSGIIRIGAEVRPGFILVGKVTPKGETQLSPEEKLLRAIFGEKAGDVRDTSLRAPSGVYGTVIDAQVYSREGADRDERLSSIIEEKKRKLEKDLAVEQNVIKNNSITKLRDILVGKITTGVLLNEDGSQKLLNKGQSITIADIETIPFELLNYIPLEQDLEFQVNKIIDNARNQLDAVKLVFNEKIDRLRKGDELPPGVIKMVKVYVAIKRKMQVGDKFAGRHGNKGVVSKVLPVEDMPYLADGSPVDMVLNPLGVPSRMNIGQVLEVHLGWAAHNLGKQIGAHLDKWNAENARKEMKDIFNDSDISTKLDGADEASLKSMVTRMKNGIHVGTPVFDGARESDVKNLLAKAEVPLSGKSILFDGRTGEPFTNPVTVGIMYMLKLHHLVEEKIHARSIGPYSLVSQQPLGGKAQFGGQRLGEMEVWAIEAYGAAYSLQEFLTVKSDDVAGRTRMYESIVKGENILEPGLPESFNVLVKELQSLALNVELMESDILRDQDEDLDGGGDVIEATVVAPTEPEQH from the coding sequence TTGGAAAAAACTCCAGTTACGGCTTCTAACATTCGAGTTAGAAAGTCTTTCGCGAAAAATAAGCAAGTCATTGATATTCCAAATTTGATTGAGTTGCAGAAGTCTTCTTACGAAGCTTTCATTCAAAAAGATATGGATCCAGATCGCCGCGGCGAAGCTGGTCTCAATGGCGTTTTCAAATCTGTTTTCCCAATCACAGATTTCAACAACACTGCAAGCCTAGAGTTCGTATCTTACACTCTTGAGCCAGCAAAATACGACGTAGATGAGTGTCGTCAGCGCGGAATGACTTTCGCTGCTCCGATCAAAGTTACTCTTCGTCTAATCGTGTTTGATGTTGATGAAGAAACTGAAGCACGTTCTATCCGTGACGTAAAAGAACAAGAAGTTTACTTGGGCGAAATCCCATTGATGACTGCAAACGGTTCTTTCATCATCAATGGTACTGAGCGCGTTGTTGTATCTCAGTTGCATCGTTCTCCGGGCGTGTTCTTCGATCACGACGGTGGTAAAAACAATGCTTCTGGTAAATTGATCTACTCTGCACGTGTGATTCCATACCGTGGTTCTTGGTTGGATGCTGAATTTGACCAAAAAGATTTGATCCACGTTCGTATCGATCGTCGTCGTAAATTCCCAGTTACAATTCTTTTGAAAGCATTGGGTTACAACGCTGAACAACTTCTTGAATACTTCTACGACCTTGACGAAGTTTACGTTAAAGGCGGCAAGTTGTTCCGTAAGTTGGATATCGAAAGAATGTCAGGCCAAAGAGCTTTGACTGATATCCTTGATCCAAAAGGTGGCGAAGCACTAGTTAAGGCTGGTCGTCGTATCACTCGTGCGATCGTTAAGAAAATCAAAGATCTTAATATCACTGAGCTAGAAGTTGAGCCAAAAGACCTTGATGGTAAAGTTTTGGCGAAACCTCTTATCGATGAATCCACTGGTGAGATCATCGCGGATGCGAATGCAGAGTTGAATGCTGCAATCATCAAACGCGCGATCGAATCTGGCATCGAAAGCTTCTACATGATCTTCTTCGACGGTTTGACTGTTGGACCTTACCTTCGCAACACGTTGTTGGTTGATAAAGTTTCTAACAAAGACGAATCATTGGTTGAGATCTACAAACGCCTTCGTCCTGGTGAGCCTCCAACTTTGGAAGCTGCTACGACATTCTTCGGTCGTTTGTTCTTCGATCCAGAGACTTATGATCTTTCTGAAGTTGGTCGTATCAAGATCAATCACAGATTCGGTATCTCTATGGAAGAGTGCCCACCGTCTCACAGAACACTGACTCACAAAGATATCTTGAGCACTATCAAAACGCTTATCGATCTTAAAAATGGTCGTGGTGTTATCGACGATATCGATCACTTGGGTAACCGTCGTGTTCGTTCAGTAGGTGAGTTGCTAGAAAACCAATACCGTATCGGTTTGGTTCGTATGGAGCGCGCTATCCGTGAACGTATGTCTCTACAAGACGTAGAAACAATGATGCCTCACGATCTGGTGAACGCTAAACCAGTAAATGCAGTTGTTAAAGAATTCTTCGGTTCTTCTCAATTGTCACAGTTCATGGACCAAACAAATCCATTGTCAGAGATCACTCACAAACGTCGTTTGTCAGCTCTTGGGCCTGGTGGTTTGACTCGTGATCGTGCCGGTTTCGAAGTGCGCGACGTACATCCAACGCATTACGGTCGTATCTGTCCAATCGAAACTCCAGAGGGTCCAAACATCGGTTTGATCGCCTCTTTGGCAACTTACGCTCGTATCAACAACTACGGTTTCATCGAGACTCCGTACCGTAAAGTTGAACAAGGCGCAGTTTCTAAAGACATCAACTACTTGTCTGCATTGGAAGAAGCGGGTCACTATATCGCTCCTGCGGCTCGTGACGAAGCTGGAAACAAAGCCATCCAAACTGCTACGACAATCACTCGTCGTGACGGTGAGTATGAAATCGTAGATAAAGACAAAGTTGCATTGATGGACGTTTCTCCGTCGCAGCTGGTTTCTATCGCGGCATCTTTGATTCCGTTCCTAGAGCATGACGATGCCAACCGTGCCCTGATGGGTTCGAACATGCAACGTCAAGCGGTTCCATTGTTGCGTTCTCGCGCACCACTAGTTGGTACAGGCGTAGAGCGTTTGGTTGCTCGTGACTCTGGTACATCTGTCGTTGTTCAAAACGACGGTATCGTTGAAGAAGTAGATGCATCTCGTATCGTTATCCGTCGTTTCGCTAAAGGCGGCGAGTTGGGTGCGAACGTTGATATCTACAATTTGACTAAGTACCAACGTACGAACCAAAACACATGTTTCAATCAAAAACCAATCGTAACTGTTGGTGACAAGGTTTCTAAAGGCGACATCGTTGCCGATGGTCCTTCCACTGAGCTTGGTGAGTTGGCTCTGGGTCAAAACATCCTAGTGGCGTTCACTCCTTGGCAAGGTTACAACTTCGAGGACTCCATCCTTATTTCTGAGCGTTTGTTGAAAGACGACGTTTACACATCTATCCACATCGAAGAGTTCGAGTGCGTAGCGCGTGACACGAAACTGGGTAAAGAAGAGATCACTCGCGATATCGCAAACGTAGGTGAAGAAGCACTTAAAGACCTAGACAGCTCTGGTATCATCCGCATCGGTGCGGAAGTTCGCCCTGGCTTCATCTTGGTTGGTAAAGTTACTCCTAAGGGTGAAACTCAACTTTCTCCTGAAGAAAAACTTTTGAGAGCGATCTTCGGTGAAAAAGCTGGTGACGTACGTGATACATCACTTCGCGCTCCATCTGGCGTTTACGGTACAGTTATCGACGCTCAAGTATACTCTCGTGAAGGCGCAGACCGCGATGAGCGTTTGTCTTCAATCATCGAAGAGAAAAAACGCAAGCTTGAAAAAGACTTGGCTGTTGAGCAAAACGTTATCAAAAATAACTCCATCACGAAACTTCGCGATATCTTGGTAGGCAAAATCACTACTGGCGTATTGTTGAATGAAGATGGATCTCAAAAACTTTTGAACAAAGGTCAATCAATCACGATCGCGGATATCGAAACAATTCCATTCGAATTGTTGAACTATATCCCTCTTGAGCAAGATCTTGAGTTCCAAGTTAACAAAATCATCGACAACGCCCGTAACCAACTTGACGCAGTTAAATTGGTATTCAACGAGAAGATCGATCGCCTTCGTAAAGGTGACGAACTTCCTCCAGGCGTTATCAAAATGGTTAAAGTTTACGTTGCGATTAAACGTAAAATGCAAGTCGGCGATAAATTTGCCGGCCGTCACGGAAATAAAGGTGTCGTTTCTAAAGTATTGCCTGTTGAAGACATGCCATACCTAGCAGACGGTTCTCCGGTTGACATGGTTCTGAATCCACTGGGCGTACCTTCACGTATGAACATTGGTCAGGTCCTTGAGGTTCACTTGGGTTGGGCAGCGCACAACTTGGGTAAACAAATCGGCGCCCACCTTGATAAGTGGAATGCAGAAAACGCACGTAAAGAAATGAAAGATATCTTCAATGATTCTGATATCAGCACAAAACTTGATGGTGCTGATGAAGCTTCTTTGAAATCAATGGTAACTCGTATGAAGAACGGTATCCACGTTGGAACACCGGTATTCGACGGTGCTCGTGAATCAGACGTTAAGAACTTGCTTGCGAAAGCAGAAGTTCCACTTTCTGGTAAGTCCATCCTATTCGATGGTCGTACTGGCGAGCCGTTCACGAACCCAGTTACTGTGGGTATCATGTACATGCTTAAACTTCACCATCTGGTTGAAGAGAAGATCCATGCTCGTTCTATCGGACCTTATTCTCTCGTTTCGCAACAACCTTTGGGCGGTAAAGCTCAATTCGGTGGTCAGCGTCTAGGGGAGATGGAAGTTTGGGCGATCGAAGCATACGGTGCCGCATACTCTCTACAAGAGTTCTTAACTGTTAAGTCAGATGACGTAGCAGGTAGAACACGTATGTACGAAAGTATCGTTAAGGGTGAAAACATCCTTGAGCCGGGTCTTCCTGAATCGTTCAACGTTCTAGTGAAAGAGCTTCAGTCTCTTGCATTGAATGTTGAGTTGATGGAGTCCGACATCCTTCGTGATCAAGATGAAGATCTTGATGGCGGTGGCGATGTTATTGAAGCAACTGTTGTGGCTCCTACTGAGCCAGAGCAGCACTAA
- the rpoC gene encoding DNA-directed RNA polymerase subunit beta', producing MRDLLNFFDKPKDPLSFDAVRVSLASPEMIRDWSFGEVKKPETINYRTFKPERDGLFCAKIFGPIKDYECLCGKYKRMKYRGVVCEKCGVEVTQTKVRRERLGHIELATPVAHIWFLRSLPSRIGNLLNLSLKDVEKVLYCEAHVVIDPMETTLEEGQVLTEEALNAALNEFGPSFKYGMGGEAVRDLLRKIDPEYLSRKLRMEAKDVKSEAGMKKITKRLKVVEAFKGSINKPEWMMLEALPVLPPDLRPLVPLDGGRFATSDLNDLYRRVINRNNRLKRLQELNAPDIIIRNEKRMLQEAVDALLDNGRRGKTFTGPNKRPLRSLSDMLKGKQGRFRQNLLGKRVDYSGRSVIVVGPTLKLHQCGLPKKMALELFKPFVYNKLEEKGLAATIKQAKKLVEQETVEVWDILADVVKEHPVLLNRAPTLHRLGIQAFEPVLHEGKAIQLHPLVCGAFNADFDGDQMAVHVPLSVESQVEARVLMMSTNNVLSPASGKPIINPSQDIVLGLYWLTRNRLGAKGTGKIFSTVQEAQYAYETGLVDLQATCKVRINGKLQETTVGRAILSDSVPKEVPFNDVNVIMTKKQIAALIDKTFRLAGAKATCILADKIMELGFKYSTSAGMSIGIDDMVIPAAKAPMIADAEKQVTEIQTQYDEGLITDGERYNKVVDIWAQTADKIAKEGMNAIEKQTFVIDGKEVVGPSFNPIYIMAESGARGSATQIRQLGGMRGLMAKPSGEIIETPITANFREGLTVIQYFISTHGARKGLADTALKTANSGYLTRRLVDVAQDVVVSELDCGIDDGLEITPVYEAGEIIQNIGDRILGRTTLRDVVDPQTNNVVVRANQEITETDVKTIEGLGIDKVDIRSALVCQSKRGVCVKCYGRDLSRGATVNLGETVGIIAAQSIGEPGTQLTMRTFHLGGAASRSVEQSVHTSRYDGVLKLQNVHAVTNRNGKLTVMNRNGSALVIDEAGRERENFKLVYGAVLNFKEGDKVAKGQTVVEWDPYSNPIIAEVSAKIQYQDIEEGSTMQEQVDAVTGFATKVIMESKSSDIKPTVFLVDGNGKTLNLPGRDIPARYLIPVGAQLLAADGQEIHAGDVIAKMHRETSKTKDITGGLPRVAELFEARKPKEAAIISEIDGYVTFGKDVKGKQRVIVTPEVGEQKEYLIPKGKHVAVREGEYVRAGEALMDGPTNPHDILAVLGAKALSAYLVDEIQEVYRLQGVAINDKHIEVIVRQMLRKVEIKDAGDSRFLAGEQAERYAFDEENARLSREGGQLATCNPLLLGITKVSLSTDSWISAASFQETTKVLTEAAINSRTDHLRGLKENIIMGRLIPAGTGLTSYKRWKVSVAEDDDVNYVASLPGMSPSTQPHQG from the coding sequence TTGAGAGACTTGTTGAATTTTTTCGATAAACCAAAAGATCCACTTTCGTTTGACGCCGTACGAGTATCGTTGGCGTCACCTGAAATGATTCGTGATTGGTCATTTGGTGAAGTTAAGAAGCCGGAAACTATTAACTATCGTACATTCAAGCCTGAACGTGATGGCTTGTTCTGTGCGAAAATCTTCGGTCCTATTAAGGATTACGAGTGCTTGTGCGGTAAGTATAAACGTATGAAGTACCGTGGCGTCGTCTGTGAAAAGTGCGGCGTTGAAGTTACACAAACTAAAGTTCGCCGTGAACGTCTAGGTCACATTGAGCTTGCGACTCCAGTTGCACATATCTGGTTCTTGCGCTCATTGCCTTCCCGTATCGGTAACTTGCTTAACCTTTCTTTGAAAGATGTTGAGAAAGTTTTGTATTGTGAAGCACACGTGGTTATCGATCCAATGGAAACAACATTGGAAGAAGGCCAAGTATTGACTGAAGAAGCTTTGAACGCAGCTTTGAACGAATTCGGTCCTTCATTCAAATACGGCATGGGCGGCGAAGCTGTTCGTGACCTTTTGAGAAAAATCGATCCTGAATACTTGTCTCGCAAGCTTCGTATGGAAGCTAAAGACGTTAAGTCTGAAGCGGGCATGAAAAAGATCACTAAACGTCTTAAGGTTGTTGAGGCTTTCAAAGGCTCTATCAACAAACCTGAATGGATGATGTTGGAAGCACTTCCAGTGTTGCCACCAGATCTACGTCCTCTAGTTCCACTAGATGGCGGTCGTTTCGCGACTTCAGATCTAAATGATCTTTACCGTCGTGTGATCAACCGTAATAACCGTTTGAAACGTCTTCAAGAGCTTAACGCTCCAGACATCATCATCCGCAATGAAAAACGTATGTTGCAAGAAGCAGTAGACGCATTGTTGGATAACGGTCGTCGCGGTAAGACATTCACTGGTCCAAATAAACGTCCTCTTCGCTCCCTTTCAGATATGTTGAAAGGTAAGCAAGGTCGTTTCCGTCAAAATCTACTTGGTAAACGTGTGGACTACTCTGGTCGTTCCGTTATCGTTGTAGGCCCGACGTTGAAATTGCACCAATGCGGTCTTCCTAAGAAAATGGCTTTGGAGCTATTCAAACCATTCGTTTACAACAAACTTGAAGAAAAAGGCCTAGCGGCAACTATCAAGCAAGCTAAGAAATTGGTTGAGCAAGAGACAGTTGAAGTTTGGGATATCCTGGCTGACGTGGTTAAAGAACATCCAGTTCTTCTAAACCGTGCGCCAACTCTTCACAGACTTGGTATCCAAGCCTTCGAACCTGTACTTCACGAAGGTAAAGCGATCCAATTGCATCCACTAGTGTGCGGTGCCTTCAATGCCGACTTCGACGGTGACCAAATGGCGGTTCACGTTCCACTTTCTGTGGAATCCCAAGTTGAAGCTCGTGTTTTGATGATGTCTACAAACAACGTTCTTTCTCCAGCTTCTGGTAAGCCAATCATCAATCCATCACAAGATATCGTGTTGGGCTTGTACTGGTTGACTCGTAACCGTTTGGGCGCAAAAGGAACTGGCAAAATCTTCTCAACGGTTCAAGAAGCTCAATACGCTTACGAAACAGGTTTGGTGGACTTGCAAGCGACTTGTAAAGTTCGTATCAACGGTAAGTTGCAAGAAACAACTGTAGGTCGCGCGATTCTTTCTGATAGCGTTCCTAAAGAAGTTCCTTTCAACGACGTGAACGTAATCATGACTAAGAAACAAATCGCAGCTTTGATCGACAAGACTTTCCGTCTTGCTGGTGCAAAAGCGACTTGTATCTTGGCTGATAAAATCATGGAACTTGGTTTCAAATATTCAACGTCTGCAGGTATGTCTATCGGTATCGATGACATGGTTATCCCAGCTGCCAAAGCTCCGATGATCGCTGACGCTGAAAAACAAGTTACTGAAATCCAAACTCAGTACGATGAAGGTTTGATCACAGATGGTGAGCGCTACAATAAGGTAGTGGATATCTGGGCGCAAACTGCTGATAAGATCGCTAAAGAAGGTATGAACGCGATCGAAAAACAAACATTCGTAATTGATGGCAAAGAAGTAGTTGGACCTTCATTCAATCCTATCTACATCATGGCTGAATCCGGAGCCCGTGGTTCCGCGACTCAGATCCGTCAGTTGGGTGGTATGCGTGGTTTGATGGCGAAACCTTCTGGTGAGATCATCGAAACGCCGATCACTGCAAACTTCCGTGAAGGTTTGACAGTTATTCAGTACTTCATCTCTACGCATGGTGCTCGTAAAGGTTTGGCCGATACAGCATTGAAAACAGCGAACTCTGGTTACTTGACTCGTCGTTTGGTTGACGTTGCTCAAGACGTAGTAGTTTCTGAATTGGATTGCGGAATTGACGACGGTTTGGAAATCACTCCAGTTTACGAAGCTGGTGAGATCATCCAAAACATCGGTGATCGTATCCTTGGTCGTACAACATTGAGAGATGTTGTTGATCCTCAAACTAACAACGTAGTTGTTAGAGCGAACCAAGAGATCACAGAGACTGACGTTAAAACTATCGAAGGCTTGGGTATCGATAAAGTCGACATCCGTTCAGCCCTAGTGTGCCAATCTAAACGTGGCGTGTGTGTGAAATGTTACGGCCGCGACTTGTCTCGTGGTGCGACTGTGAACCTTGGTGAAACAGTTGGTATCATCGCAGCACAATCTATCGGTGAGCCGGGTACTCAGTTGACGATGCGTACGTTCCACTTGGGTGGTGCCGCTTCTCGTTCAGTTGAGCAATCAGTTCATACATCTCGTTATGATGGTGTTCTTAAACTTCAAAACGTACATGCAGTTACTAACCGTAACGGCAAGTTGACAGTTATGAATCGTAACGGATCTGCACTTGTTATCGACGAGGCAGGCCGCGAGCGTGAAAACTTCAAGCTTGTTTACGGTGCTGTATTGAACTTTAAAGAAGGTGACAAAGTTGCCAAAGGGCAAACAGTTGTTGAGTGGGATCCGTACTCGAATCCAATCATCGCAGAGGTTTCTGCGAAGATCCAATATCAGGATATCGAAGAAGGTTCTACAATGCAGGAGCAAGTGGATGCGGTAACTGGTTTCGCGACTAAAGTTATCATGGAATCCAAATCTTCTGACATCAAACCGACTGTGTTCCTAGTTGATGGCAATGGTAAGACATTGAATCTTCCTGGTCGTGACATCCCTGCGAGATATTTGATCCCAGTGGGTGCTCAGCTTCTAGCAGCTGACGGTCAAGAAATTCATGCCGGTGACGTTATTGCGAAAATGCATCGTGAGACTTCGAAAACGAAGGATATCACGGGCGGTCTTCCGCGCGTTGCTGAATTGTTTGAAGCTCGTAAACCGAAAGAAGCAGCAATCATCTCTGAAATTGATGGTTATGTGACATTCGGTAAAGACGTTAAAGGTAAACAACGTGTAATCGTAACTCCTGAAGTGGGTGAGCAAAAAGAATATCTTATCCCTAAAGGTAAGCACGTTGCTGTAAGAGAAGGTGAGTACGTAAGAGCCGGTGAGGCGTTGATGGACGGTCCAACAAATCCTCATGACATTCTGGCGGTTCTAGGTGCTAAAGCCCTATCTGCATACCTTGTTGATGAAATCCAAGAAGTTTACCGACTTCAAGGTGTTGCTATCAATGATAAGCATATCGAAGTGATCGTTCGCCAAATGCTACGTAAAGTAGAAATCAAGGACGCTGGAGACAGCCGCTTCTTGGCTGGTGAACAAGCTGAAAGATACGCTTTCGACGAAGAAAATGCTCGTTTGAGCCGTGAAGGTGGACAACTTGCTACATGCAATCCACTTCTTCTTGGTATCACGAAAGTTTCTTTGAGCACTGATAGCTGGATCTCAGCAGCGTCATTCCAAGAAACAACAAAAGTACTTACAGAAGCGGCGATTAATTCTCGCACAGACCATTTGCGTGGTTTGAAAGAGAATATCATCATGGGTCGTTTGATCCCTGCAGGTACTGGCTTAACTTCTTACAAACGCTGGAAAGTGTCTGTAGCGGAAGACGACGATGTAAATTACGTGGCATCTTTGCCAGGTATGTCGCCTTCAACTCAGCCTCACCAAGGTTAG
- the rpsL gene encoding 30S ribosomal protein S12, producing MPTINQLIKSERKVQKNQTKSPALVSCPQRRGVCTRVYTTTPKKPNSALRKVAKVRLSNGFEVISYIPGIGHNLQEHSVVLIRGGRVKDLPGVRYHIVRGVLDLQGVNGRLRSRSKYGTKRPKK from the coding sequence GTGCCTACAATTAACCAGCTCATCAAAAGTGAGCGTAAAGTTCAAAAAAACCAAACTAAATCACCTGCTTTGGTGTCATGCCCTCAGCGTCGTGGTGTTTGTACTCGTGTTTATACAACAACTCCAAAGAAACCGAACTCCGCTCTTCGTAAAGTAGCGAAAGTACGTCTTTCTAATGGTTTTGAAGTTATCTCTTACATTCCTGGTATCGGTCACAATCTTCAAGAGCATAGCGTTGTCTTGATCCGTGGTGGTCGTGTGAAGGACTTGCCGGGCGTTCGTTACCATATCGTTCGCGGTGTATTGGATCTTCAAGGTGTTAACGGTCGCCTACGCAGCCGTTCTAAATACGGTACTAAGAGACCTAAGAAATAA
- the rpsG gene encoding 30S ribosomal protein S7 — MSRRKKTFKREVIPDPVFKDLVIAKFVNKMMIQGKKATAQKLFYGALKELEGKVAGEEPMAVFKKALENCKPSIEVRSRRVGGATYQVPVDVRPTRRLALAMRWLVEYSRERGEKDYAKRLAGEFIDAYNNRGNSIKKKDEVHRMAEANKAFSHYNW; from the coding sequence ATGTCACGTCGTAAAAAGACCTTTAAAAGAGAAGTAATTCCAGATCCAGTTTTTAAAGATCTAGTTATTGCTAAATTCGTTAATAAAATGATGATCCAAGGTAAAAAAGCTACTGCACAGAAGCTTTTCTACGGGGCATTGAAAGAGCTTGAAGGTAAAGTTGCTGGCGAAGAGCCAATGGCTGTATTCAAAAAAGCCCTTGAAAACTGCAAACCTTCTATCGAAGTTCGTTCTCGCCGTGTAGGTGGAGCGACATACCAAGTTCCAGTTGATGTTCGTCCAACTCGTCGTTTGGCTTTGGCTATGCGTTGGTTGGTAGAATACTCTCGTGAACGTGGCGAAAAAGACTACGCTAAGCGTTTGGCTGGCGAATTCATCGATGCTTACAACAATAGAGGTAACTCTATTAAGAAGAAAGATGAAGTTCACCGTATGGCTGAAGCTAATAAGGCTTTCTCTCACTACAATTGGTAA